A region of Candidatus Eremiobacteraceae bacterium DNA encodes the following proteins:
- a CDS encoding MarR family winged helix-turn-helix transcriptional regulator: MSNIRAAGHGKDSIGEISRLLPQIYKKYRAPFARRIAGSDLTVRGALLLRAVDVLPDATVGDVAREMAVTASTASIVLSGLERKGLLRRRYRVLGRSRTALELTAAGRRALASLRPSLNPSLLSAALRRLRPSDRDMLLEGLRRLDSVEIPQERRIS; this comes from the coding sequence ATGTCGAACATACGCGCGGCCGGACACGGCAAGGACTCGATCGGCGAGATCAGCCGGCTGCTGCCTCAGATCTACAAGAAGTACCGCGCGCCCTTCGCGCGGCGCATCGCTGGCTCCGACCTCACCGTTCGCGGAGCGCTCCTGTTGCGCGCCGTGGACGTGCTGCCTGACGCCACCGTAGGCGACGTCGCGCGCGAGATGGCGGTCACCGCAAGCACGGCGTCGATCGTGCTCTCCGGACTGGAACGCAAGGGACTGCTGCGCCGCCGCTATCGCGTCCTCGGGCGCAGCCGCACCGCGCTTGAACTCACGGCTGCCGGCCGGCGCGCGCTCGCGTCGCTGCGCCCGTCGCTCAACCCGAGTCTCCTTTCCGCCGCGCTGCGGCGGCTGCGTCCCTCGGATCGCGATATGCTGCTCGAAGGTCTCCGCCGGCTCGACTCAGTCGAGATCCCTCAAGAAAGACGCATTTCATGA
- a CDS encoding efflux RND transporter periplasmic adaptor subunit: MKRIYIIIAAVIVVAVLLFFGIRALTSKSATPRYLTAPVTRTDINATIQETGTVNPVNEVQVGTQVSGTINNLYVDYNSIVHKGQVLATIDPTTFQAAETQSQAAVAQAQANASASQATIAQMQASVASAQANYQKTLAALNLAQTTLQRDHSLISQGYIPQSQLDTDAAAERSAQADVNAAAMVVNEAKAQHDASQHQSAASDAQVGSAQAQLQQSTYNLNRATITSPIDGIVVSRGVSIGQTVAASFQTPTLFVIASTLKDMQVDVSVNEADVGALRAGQSAVITVPAYPNTIFNGTVAQVRVNPTTIANVVTYDAVVAIHDVTARLKPGMTANVTISVAKRPNVLTVPAAALLFKPRVGSSAPAAAPAGPGGPGVLGATVTTATPPPLAGAPGSRAVVWTLSASKTPQPVQIVIGMSDGVNFEVRSGALKEGDKVIIGMLQSRSSRTSTP; encoded by the coding sequence ATGAAACGCATCTACATCATCATCGCCGCGGTGATCGTCGTGGCGGTCCTCCTGTTCTTCGGCATCAGAGCCCTCACGTCGAAGAGCGCCACGCCTCGCTATCTCACGGCGCCGGTCACGCGCACGGATATCAATGCGACCATCCAGGAGACGGGCACCGTGAACCCGGTCAACGAGGTGCAGGTCGGCACCCAGGTCTCCGGCACGATCAACAATCTGTACGTCGACTATAACTCGATCGTGCACAAAGGCCAGGTCCTGGCCACGATCGACCCGACCACCTTCCAAGCGGCCGAGACACAATCACAAGCAGCGGTGGCACAGGCCCAGGCCAACGCGTCTGCCAGCCAAGCGACGATCGCGCAGATGCAGGCATCGGTCGCCAGTGCCCAGGCGAACTATCAAAAGACGCTGGCGGCGCTGAATCTGGCGCAGACGACGTTGCAGCGCGATCATTCGCTCATCAGCCAAGGTTATATCCCCCAAAGCCAGTTGGATACCGATGCCGCGGCCGAACGATCGGCGCAGGCCGACGTCAACGCCGCGGCGATGGTCGTAAACGAAGCGAAAGCGCAGCATGACGCGTCACAGCATCAGTCCGCCGCCTCCGACGCTCAGGTCGGTTCCGCCCAGGCGCAGCTGCAGCAAAGCACCTACAACCTCAACCGCGCCACGATCACCAGCCCGATCGACGGCATCGTCGTGTCGCGCGGCGTGAGCATCGGTCAGACGGTGGCCGCTTCGTTTCAGACCCCGACGCTCTTCGTCATCGCATCGACCCTGAAGGACATGCAGGTCGACGTCTCGGTCAACGAGGCGGACGTCGGTGCGTTGCGCGCGGGTCAAAGCGCGGTCATCACGGTGCCCGCCTACCCGAACACGATCTTCAATGGCACGGTCGCGCAGGTCCGCGTCAATCCCACGACCATCGCCAACGTGGTGACCTATGACGCCGTGGTCGCCATCCACGATGTCACTGCGCGCCTCAAGCCGGGCATGACCGCGAATGTGACCATTTCGGTGGCCAAACGACCCAACGTGCTCACCGTGCCGGCCGCTGCGCTGTTGTTCAAGCCGCGTGTCGGGTCGAGCGCGCCGGCCGCCGCGCCGGCTGGGCCGGGCGGGCCGGGGGTTTTAGGCGCCACGGTCACCACGGCGACGCCTCCGCCGCTTGCAGGCGCTCCCGGTTCGCGTGCGGTGGTGTGGACGTTGAGCGCGAGCAAGACGCCGCAGCCCGTGCAGATCGTCATCGGCATGTCCGACGGGGTGAACTTCGAGGTCCGCAGCGGTGCTCTCAAAGAAGGCGACAAGGTGATCATCGGCATGCTTCAGTCGCGATCCAGCCGCACGAGCACTCCGTGA
- a CDS encoding ABC transporter ATP-binding protein, producing MNQSETSAASVPVIDARDLHKVYHLGAMDVAALNGVSLRVERGEFVAIMGASGSGKSTFMNLIGCLDRPTSGDYFLEGENVSRMSSDQLAAIRNRRLGFVFQGFNLLSRTSALENVELPLLYSGVATEERAVRARQALDTVGLADRADHNPNELSGGQQQRVAIARALVNNPSLVLADEPTGNLDSRSTKDILAVFKELNDKRGITIVMVTHEPDVASWTRRTVVFRDGLVIEDHPSVAASQVMA from the coding sequence GTGAACCAGTCCGAAACGTCCGCTGCGTCGGTGCCGGTCATCGACGCCCGCGACCTTCACAAGGTCTATCATCTTGGCGCGATGGACGTGGCGGCGCTCAACGGTGTGTCGCTGCGCGTCGAGCGCGGCGAGTTCGTGGCCATCATGGGCGCTTCCGGGTCGGGCAAGTCCACGTTCATGAACCTGATCGGCTGCCTTGACCGGCCCACCTCGGGCGACTATTTCCTGGAAGGCGAGAACGTCTCGCGCATGTCGAGCGATCAGCTCGCCGCGATCCGCAACCGGCGCCTCGGGTTCGTGTTCCAAGGTTTCAACCTGCTCAGCCGCACGTCGGCGCTTGAAAACGTGGAGCTGCCGCTTCTGTATTCGGGTGTGGCCACTGAAGAGCGCGCCGTGCGCGCGCGCCAGGCGCTGGACACGGTCGGGCTTGCGGATCGAGCGGACCACAATCCGAACGAGCTTTCCGGGGGCCAGCAGCAGCGGGTGGCGATCGCGCGCGCGCTTGTCAACAACCCGTCGCTCGTCTTGGCGGACGAGCCGACCGGCAACCTCGATAGCCGCAGCACGAAGGACATCCTAGCGGTGTTCAAAGAGCTCAACGACAAGCGCGGCATCACCATCGTCATGGTGACGCACGAACCCGACGTCGCCTCCTGGACACGCCGGACCGTCGTCTTCCGCGACGGCCTCGTCATCGAGGACCACCCGTCCGTAGCCGCCTCGCAGGTGATGGCATGA
- a CDS encoding ABC transporter permease, whose translation MNFTALLRVAWQALVRNAFRSLLTMLGIIIGVGAVITSMAIGNGASAAVAAQLARLGSNLIIVIPGSVITGGVNLGAGARTSLKPQDATSIANDIPGIAGVAPQSSDSGQVVAAGNNWATSILGTSPSWLQVQNWTVAQGRFFTADDMKNATKTAVLGNTVALNLFPAGDAVGSTVTIKGAPFTVIGVLAPKGQSGFGRDQDDQVVVPLTSMQLRINGNPWLSSITISAASPDAVASVVSSVEGLLRLNHRLAPNQPDDFSVRNIADVQAAASATASIQSLLLAGVAAVSLIVGGIGIMNIMLVSVTERTREIGIRMSIGARERDVLMQFLVEAITLACVGGLIGVALGLTVSVITSKLAGWNVIIAPQSVVLSFGFAALIGIVFGFYPARRASQLNPIEALRHE comes from the coding sequence ATGAATTTCACCGCTCTCCTCCGCGTCGCGTGGCAGGCGCTGGTGCGCAACGCCTTTCGCTCGCTGCTCACGATGCTGGGCATCATCATCGGCGTCGGCGCGGTGATCACGTCGATGGCGATCGGCAACGGCGCGAGCGCCGCGGTCGCAGCGCAGCTGGCGCGGCTGGGCAGCAATCTGATCATCGTGATCCCGGGCAGCGTCATCACCGGCGGCGTCAACCTCGGCGCCGGTGCGCGCACGTCGCTCAAACCGCAAGACGCGACTTCGATAGCGAACGATATTCCGGGCATCGCCGGCGTCGCGCCGCAGTCTAGCGACAGCGGGCAAGTGGTCGCGGCGGGCAACAACTGGGCGACATCGATCCTCGGCACGAGTCCGTCGTGGCTGCAGGTGCAGAACTGGACCGTGGCACAGGGGCGTTTCTTCACGGCCGACGATATGAAGAACGCAACGAAAACGGCGGTGCTCGGCAACACCGTCGCGTTGAACCTCTTCCCGGCCGGCGATGCGGTCGGCAGCACGGTCACCATCAAAGGTGCACCGTTCACGGTCATCGGCGTGCTCGCGCCCAAGGGCCAGAGCGGCTTTGGCCGCGACCAGGACGATCAGGTCGTGGTGCCCCTCACGTCCATGCAGCTGCGCATCAACGGCAATCCATGGCTCTCGTCGATCACGATCTCAGCGGCTTCGCCGGACGCTGTGGCAAGCGTTGTCAGCTCGGTCGAAGGATTGTTGCGGCTCAACCACCGCCTGGCGCCCAACCAGCCGGACGATTTCTCGGTGCGCAACATCGCCGACGTCCAAGCCGCCGCGAGCGCGACCGCCAGCATCCAATCGCTGTTACTCGCGGGCGTGGCGGCCGTATCGCTCATCGTGGGCGGGATCGGGATCATGAACATCATGCTCGTCTCGGTCACCGAACGCACGCGTGAGATCGGCATCCGCATGTCGATCGGCGCGCGCGAGCGCGACGTGCTCATGCAATTCCTGGTCGAGGCGATCACGCTGGCGTGCGTCGGCGGATTGATCGGCGTCGCGCTCGGACTCACGGTTTCCGTGATCACGTCCAAGCTCGCGGGCTGGAACGTGATCATCGCGCCGCAATCGGTCGTGCTCTCGTTCGGCTTCGCCGCCCTGATCGGCATCGTGTTCGGGTTCTATCCAGCGCGGCGCGCGTCGCAGCTCAATCCGATCGAAGCGCTCCGGCACGAGTAG